In Pyrenophora tritici-repentis strain M4 chromosome 6, whole genome shotgun sequence, the DNA window ACGCACTCTACACTAAATACCATGCTCAACCTGTTAGTTACATAATCATCGAATCCAAGCTTATAATCAACATGATGGATACCATCCAACCATCTAGTTCTTCTCCACAACACTCTTTTCTTTCTCAATCACAgtcttctccttctccttctccttctccttctccccatcatcatcatcatcatcaccatcatcgtcatcgtcatcaaTATCAAGATCAGAATCAACATCAACCACCTTCTTCTCCACTTCCACCTTCTTCCTCTCAACCTCCACACTCCTCGCCCCCCAaacctccttctcctcaTCCTCGAGATTAATATCAACCATACCATCCCCCTTACTCGCCCTCTTGCCCTCCAGCCCCAACCCTAATCCCACAACCCTCTCTTTAACAGGACTACACCCCCTACTCTCACCCCTATCATTCTCAGCATCGAAGAACACACTCGACCTTCTCGCGTCATCCTGATAGGGAGTATCGACTGCGACGGGTGTCTCAGGCACACCAGGGGTACCAACACCACCGACAGTTTTTTCTTTTTCAGCCTTGAAGTCTTCTGCGCGTTTGACGTCGAGCGGGGTGGGTGAAGCGACGGGAGTTTTTGCTGCGCCCCAGGTTCTGCGTTTTTCAGACGCCCAGGTGCCCCAGCTGGAGAAGTAGGCGCCGGCGCTTGCTTTTGCCGTGGAGAGGTCGGGTGCTTGTGGTGTTTTCCCTGTTTTTGTGTTCTTGTTAAACGAGTCCATGGATAGCTGTGAAATGGTGGTGCATGTTTGTGGAAGTCTATAATACGTACACTTCTTCCCGTCATCGACAGGTTTACCCTCTTTCTCAGCCAGGAGTTTAGCTTCCTCCGCTCTCTGTTTCTGGGCCTCGCGCATGGCCTCCATCTCCGCCCAGAGTCTGTTGTAAGCGGATGAGACTTTTTGCTGGCCTACGGCGAGCTGCTTGCCGAGCGCCTCTCTGCTCTTTTCTAGCCGTTCGTCGAGATGCATTTCCGCTACCTGCCTATTCGCCACGCAAGTATTAGCACACATAATCCCAGAGATACGGCTTGGAAAGTCGGGGTAGAGCAAAGACTAGGTGAAGAGCTTTTAGTCGCGCTGATGATGGAAAGTGCAAAGAGAAGACGAGGTTGAACATACTGTGCTAGTCTTCGCTGGACATCTTCCATACTTAGACCACCGGAGCAGGGGTGTTTGGGGTCAACAATGTCGAAAAGATGCGAGTCTGTGAACTTATTCCAGATGCGAAAGTTCTCGGTTTGCATCCAGGCATGCACCCATTCGTTTGAGAACTCGCTAGCTGGGTTACCTTCAACCTCTGTAATCAAATGCTCCTTGTGAGCATTCTTCTCCAGATAGAGCTTGTACTTGACAGAGCTTAGCATAGCAAGCAGGTACTCCTCGAATTGCATACGAATGAACTCTTCGCTGCCGGCATAACCGTGATCCTTTGGTCGCGCAGGATCGGCATCATCCCATGTATCGTTGACGGTTTGGGTTAGAAAGTCAATCCACCTTCGATCGGGTGTGGATAAAACAGAGGCCGATCGAAGTGCGGCCGAAGTGATGTTTACGGTGTGATCATCAAGGTTAATCAGGATATCACTGTAGCGATCTCTTTGCTGCAACAGCAGCGAGTTGGTAGAACCAACAATATAAGACTTGGTATCCTGGTCAGCCAGGATGTCGAGTTGCTGAAGCGGGGTATATGGGCCGAATAGTGATCCTGTACCGAACAGTTGCAGGGGGAGACCCATGTATGCCAGCACTTTTCAAAATTAGTAACATGTTCGACGATACGAGTGGTTGTACTGACAAGACGCGCGCTCTGACGTCTTCAGAGAAGTAGGCATTACGCACTTCTCCTCGCACGAATTGAACTTTGGATCAGCAGCATCTTGCAAGTGGCGAATGAGGCCGGGTATCAAAGAAATAAGAGCAAATTGCATCATGCATAATCGTTCGCAATGGGAGCCGAAGAAAAGAACCTACTGGGTGTTAGAACCAATGTAACCTGACAGTCCAGTTAACAAGGCTTATGGGGTAAGACACACCTTTGGTTGGAGCAAGGCACACTTGAAAAGAACCAGAGTTTGCCATTTGAACTCGTGTATGAACTCACGGAGGGAGATACCAAAATAGTGGTCTTGTTGCCCCTCTTGGTTCTTTAGCAGCTGGGGCAGACTTTCGGTAAATCGCTGTAATATGTCGAGATCCGTAAAATCGCTGCAAAACGTCAGTTCTGCACTCTGTATTCGTACATGTCTTCGTAGGCGTGTTTATATCCGCATCTTGCACCGTCTATCCGCACCGCTCACGTACTTTTGAGCAAACCATAGCTGCGTGACGATACCCAATTGCGCCTTGATTGCGCCAAAATGCTGGGGGCTATCGCTTATGACTACAACAGCCTTCTGCACTGTACTCCTTGTGACCTCGGCTGGTCGGTCGATGAGCTTGCTGGCATCGAGTTGTCGTGTACATGATATGCCGAACAGCGAGGTAGCGGGGTCGGTCGAGGTTTGGGCGCGGCGAAGGGTAAAATACGAGTAGTCTTCGGTAGAGGCATGCGCGCCATCGCTCAAGGCCATGAatggcagcagcgaccagTCATTATCAATGGCTGGGTCGGTCCCCTCTTCTGCACCGAGCCAGGTCTCAACTTCTGGTCCTCTGGATCATGACATTAGCGATGTTTTCCTATTACTGAGTCTACATATCCTCCTGAAATAGCCGGGGTATGCTCTCTACTCGACTCCATGTGTCCACTCCTTACTATGCAGGGGATGCAACTTACCGCGCATGGTGGAAGTCTACCACACAAACGAGTGGATTGAGTATTGTCATGGTCTTGCGCGCTCAACGCTATCGCACAGCGTACGAGATCAAGGAGAAGGGGAATTCCAAGGCCATGGGCGCCAGGCTCGCGTCCTTGACAGTTGCGGGACGCGATGTGAAGCGGTGACGATCGACTGTCCATCCGATGTCAGCCCTAAGCCGCTAGACTGCTTCAGGCCTGGAGTTGTCCGTCTCCAGCCGTACGCACGGCGGTCACCAGGCCCTTTTCTCTAGCCACCGCCGACACCATCGGCTCAGATCTGGTACAATCTCGATCTGGCTGCACGGGTAGTGGGCACAAGTCAGTAGCCAATCTATACCCTGGGGGAAATCATGTAGTGCATAATATAGTACCGCCGACACCTGGTCCAATTCGCACCAGACGACAGCAATCGTCATATCATTTGGGAGGGTGGGAGAGACGCGAGGGACAAGTATGTTTGATAACATGATTCAGCTTTCTGCCTAGGTTGGAGCACCACCCCAATTCTGTCATAAACATTCTTTTCGTGTACCATCAATGGTGATTCAAATGACAAAGCAAACCCATGCCCCTTCTATTCGCGCACTTCATGTCACATTGGCCTTTGGCAAAAAGACCTCGGGAATCATTGGGAAAAGCCAAATCCACCTGCACCTGGCAGATGATACGACAAGCCTTGGCAAACTGCGTATTGTGTTGCCTCAAAGACTGGAATTTGCTGTGGCTCGACAGTGGACGAACCCTCGCGTAATTAGCTGCCGTTGTTCTCCTGCTCCTGTGCCGCCGCATCGACGTTGTGGTAGTCCAAGATCTCCGAGTACCTGCATAGTGTTAGCTCCTTGTACATAGTCACCATATCCACGTATATCTTACATCATAATCTTCCATGTGTCGACGGGCAGGTCTGCATCGTTGAACGACCAATCAAACTTCTCCTCCGCGATCGGCTCATCAGTCGGGTCGTGGTATGGGGCTAGGTATGGGTGTGCGAGAGCCTGCTCCGCTCGTACGCGCTTCTTGGGGTCGAAGACCAGCATGTTCTCTAGGAGATCGACGGCTAGCCAATGTCAGCCATAATCTTTGGTAGTCAATCTCGACTTCAAACACATACCCTGAGGCTCGGCGTTCTTGAACTTGTTGGACAGGGGTTGTCGCTCGCGCTTGGGGAGCGACTGAACGAATCGCAGTGTCTGGTGACGTTAGCGAAATTCATCCCATATTGCATGTGTGGTCTCACGTTTTCACTGCAGATGGTTTGGATCACGTCATCCGGGGGAGTACCCAACAGCTCCGTAATGATGGAGAATTGGTTGACGTGATCCTTTCCAGGGAATAGCGGCTTGCCCTCGAGCATCTCGGCAAAGATGCATCCTGCACTCCAGATATCCACCTCGACATCGTACTTTTGCCATGTGAGCATGATTTCTGGCGCGCGGTAGTATCGGGTCGAGACGTATCCCGTCATCTGGGGGTCTTGTATACGGGCGAGACCGAAGTCGCAGATCTTGAGATCGCAGTTCTCGTTGACGAGGATGTTGCTGGGCTTCAGGTCACGATGTACGACACCAGCCGAGTGGACGTATTTCAGACCACGCTACTGGAGTCAGTTTATGCTTTGTGGATTTGGTGGACTTGTTACGCACCAAGATCTGGTAGAGGAAGTATTGGATGAACTGCTTCTCCAGCGGTCTGGACGTCAGCAGACGGTGAAGATCGGTTCCGAGGAGCTCGGTGACAAAGTAGCTGGCTGGGTTAGTATGGGGAGTAGAAATGTGCGTGGTCGAGGTACGTACATGTCTTCGAGGGGAGAGATGAAGATGTCGCTCAAGCTGATAATCTGGGCCGTGTTAGAGTTTTCGTGCGAGGACTGGCAGCTGAATTGCCCACATTCTCGTGTCTGAGATGCTTCAGAAGCTTCAACTCTCGGTATGTCCGCTTGGACAAAACCGGGGTGCTGAATGGCTTCATGATCTTCTTGATCGCCACCGCCTGGCTCGTGAGCTGGTCCTTTGCTGAGCTGCAGGGAAATGAGTATTTTGTTGGTTATTAGCAGAATGGCAAGCATACCAAACGAGACCGAATGCGCCCATGCCTACAGGCTGCAGATCTGTGTACCTGTGCAGTGTGAGTGGTGGGCCATATGACGACGTGGGGCATATGCTTACCTGCTCGTAATCTCAAAGGTGGTGCCAAAAATCTGGGCGCGTACAAATTCCGCCATGGTGAATGGTAGGCTCTAGGATGCAGCGACTTGCGCAGAGAGGGGTACTTATTGGGGGATTGTGGTGGTGGGAAAGAAGGCGGCGGGCTGAAGTCGTGGGGTATTCGCGAAAGATGTCGGGGTCTAGTCGCACGTCGACGCTGCTAGAGCAGAGCAGGTTTTATTGGGGTTCGGTAGCTAGGTCCGGGCAGGAGGCGATTGCGCAAGAACAGTTCCGGAGAGCGCGTGGAAAACACTCAAACTTTGCACAAGGATATGCACGCCGCGACGACTATTGGCCTTTTATGGCTGCCGCTTTCAATGTTGACGGTAAGCAGAGCAGCGTCGGCGGGGAGAAGAGAGGCGCCGACGGGATGACCTATGTGCAACACAGGGACAGGTGGCTCAGATGTGTGGCGAGATGTTATACGAGAGAGCAAGGGACGAGTGAGAAGGTCTACAGTACAAAGAGTTGCAATGAGGGGCAGGCAGGCACCAAATGATAGAGGACGGCTGGCCCGCGCTCGGGACATGCTCACACAGGTTTCGCCTGGATCGAGAGTGACGTCACGATGGACTTTCGAGTTTTCGATCAATACCCATGCATCATGTAGAGCGTCTTCTGCCTTGATGTGCCTTGGTGCGGCATGCGAATACTGCGCTTCGCCATCCGCATCGAGCGTCTGGCTTTTTCTGCCCGCTACCTGCTGCCGGCAATCTACTTTGCTCTTGGCGTTGCAAGTCGAAGAGGTGACCATGTGTAGTCTTGGTACCACCCCTCATATCACGTGGCTTGCCTGTTCAGCTATACTTGCTGTATACGGCCATGCGTGGCAAGGAACAAGGCTGGGCAGAGGGGCAGACGTGTAGATGACGAAGGCTTGACCAGCGTCCCGGTCATACTAATGTCAATTATACAAGGGCGAGCCCTCTGCCATCTGCACGTAATTCGCAAAAGTAGACGGGCCGTCGACTGTAGTTGGTCCGGAATGCTCCGAAGCTTGCGGAACCTGAACGGAACCTGAGCAGAACCCTGGCGACGACTACGTGACAGTCAACGACAGATGGTCATCTTTCCGTCTCTCTACATGGACTACGTCGCCTGTCTTTTGCGCCATGTGTTCCACTGGCCAAGCCGCGTTAGTGCTCGTTTCGTACATGGTGATGGTTGGAGCAAAGTGGGTGTTGACTTCTCGCTACCAGGCATGATAATGCACGACATTTGCAAGGCTTGTCACAAGTACGCGGCCCTGACACGGGGCCCACTGGTGCATCTAGTATTTGGATATGCATCGAGACGAGGCCATGAGATGGATATGAGAGTGGGGAGTGGGGAGTAATGATATCGTGTGCAAGTACCGGTACATACGGGGCAGTGGTATCGACGTGGTCCTTAATTTAGAAGGGCTTCATGTCTGGCGGCTAGGTCCACAACCATGTCTCAATCCACATGGCGGTTGCATGTCGCAGACGGTTAGTTTGCTGTATGATGTAGCAGCGAGTTAGTTTGCAGTTTGTGCGAGTTTGCGCAGGCAGCCGACGCAGGGCAGTGACGAGGTAAACTCTATCGTGTGGCAGATACGGGCTCAGGGGGGGTTTGTGAATGTGTATACGGGTACGGGTTTGGAGGCACAGCAGTCTGCGGCGCTGGTTGCAGGGGCCATTGTATCAAGGGGAGGGCGCCCATGATGAAGCAAAACGCACGACGCACGTCTGCCAATAAGCAGGCCCATGCGAGCAAGGTAGCCAcgaggaggacgaggagCGTGGAGCGCGTCGAGAGTGATTAatcttgttgttgttattgATATTGATATTGATACTATCATTGTTGCGCCTGAGCATGCGCCCTGTTCCGCAAACCTGGCTCGTGCCAAAATGGCTTGCTGCCCTGATCGCTGCGGGCAGCTTTTGGTGGTAGGATGGGGGACCAGGATTTTGAATGAGGCTTAGCAGCAAATGGGGCCGGCGCCCTCATCATCCATCATCAGGTCAGAGTCGACAGCACCAACAAGGCACTTTGATCAAATAATATACGTGCTGGTTGACTGGTTGACGCTTGGCTTGTCTTGTCTTGTCTTGCCGTCTGTTGTGGTGAGGTCTTATTGCAGTGACAGTGCAGTAGCAGTGCCGGCCAGGTCCTGCCGTCTCCAGATCCCGCGCCTTCCTCGTCAACTTTGCTGGGGAAGGCATCCGCACGAGCCACCGACAGCCCTGGAGAGTCGGATCTAGCTCACGCCTTTGAGCCTACCAAGCATACAACATCAACCAGCACCGAGCACCGTCGTATACGAAACTCCGTCCCTGCACCCCCTCAGCCTGACCCCGCCCTCGATTGCTGTAGCCAAATCACGCTGGCGACACTCTTCCGCGCCCGCCTACGCTGCGAGGCCCCCCTTTGACGGGAGCTGCGTGTCGGACCAAGCCGACGCAAGCGTCACCACAGCTTCCAGCAACGCGCCCGTCGTCCCACGACTGCCCGGCCCAGAAACCGTCTCACTCTCAACGTCGCGAGCAGCCGGCAACCCTCTGGCGACGCGCTGAGCCTAGTGCTCGACTCTGTCCTGATCAGCGAAACGACATCCCATCATCGCCCGCGGCCGTGAGCCGCATCACACAACCGCCGACATGGGTATCTGCATGAGCACCAACAACGACGATGTCGAGCAGAAGAAGCGCAGCCAGGCCATTGACCGCAAGCTCGAGGAAGACTCGCGCCGGTTACGCAGAGAATGCAAGATTCTGCTGCTGGGTGAGTTCAGCTGACGGCTGCGTGCTGCCATCCGCCTACTAACACGCCCGACAGGCTCCGGAGAGAGCGGCAAGTCCACCATTGTCAAGCAGATGAAGATTATACATCAAAACGGCTACACGCAGGAGGAGCTGGCCATGTACCGCCTCACCATCTACAAGAACGTCATCGACTGCGCAAAAGCCCTCATTGGCGCCATGCGACAGTTTGAGGTGACGTGCGAGAACCCAGCCAACACGGAGCTGTGCGACTACCTGCTCGAATACACCGTCGACCCTGATCCCGAAAAGCCGCTTGATATGCGGGTAGGCCAGGCCATCACGTCCATGTGGCGCGACCCGTGTGTGCCGAGAGTGCTGGAGCACTCGAGCGAGTTCTACCTGATGGATTCAGCGCCATAGTATGTTTGCGCACCCTCTCCTCCCCGCCTCCTACTGATCCTTATCCCCCCAGCTTCTTCGACGAGGTCGAGCGGATATCCGACCCCAACTACATACCCATCGAGTCCGACGTCCTCCGCGCCCGAACAAAGACGACGGGTATTTACGAGACACGATTTACAATGGGCCAGCTCAGCATAC includes these proteins:
- a CDS encoding SPS1, Serine-threonine protein kinase, with the protein product MAEFVRAQIFGTTFEITSRYTDLQPVGMGAFGLVCSAKDQLTSQAVAIKKIMKPFSTPVLSKRTYRELKLLKHLRHENIISLSDIFISPLEDIYFVTELLGTDLHRLLTSRPLEKQFIQYFLYQILRGLKYVHSAGVVHRDLKPSNILVNENCDLKICDFGLARIQDPQMTGYVSTRYYRAPEIMLTWQKYDVEVDIWSAGCIFAEMLEGKPLFPGKDHVNQFSIITELLGTPPDDVIQTICSENTLRFVQSLPKRERQPLSNKFKNAEPQAVDLLENMLVFDPKKRVRAEQALAHPYLAPYHDPTDEPIAEEKFDWSFNDADLPVDTWKIMMYSEILDYHNVDAAAQEQENNGS
- a CDS encoding putative guanine nucleotide-binding protein alpha-3 subunit protein, which codes for MGICMSTNNDDVEQKKRSQAIDRKLEEDSRRLRRECKILLLGSGESGKSTIVKQMKIIHQNGYTQEELAMYRLTIYKNVIDCAKALIGAMRQFEVTCENPANTELCDYLLEYTVDPDPEKPLDMRVGQAITSMWRDPCVPRVLEHSSEFYLMDSAPYFFDEVERISDPNYIPIESDVLRARTKTTGIYETRFTMGQLSIHMFDVGGQRSERKKWIHCFENVTSIIFCVALSEYDQVLLEESSQNRMMESLVLFDSVVNSRWFMRTSIILFLNKVDLFKAKLARSPLGNYFPDYSGGNDVNRAAKYLLWRFNQVNRAHLNLYPHLTQATDTSNIRLVFAAVKETILQNALKDSGIL